The Streptomyces sp. SS1-1 genome has a segment encoding these proteins:
- a CDS encoding galactose oxidase-like domain-containing protein: MRSRSRTALLAVTGLTTGLLLTAPQPASAANLVKNPGFETAGGDDMPYCWEKSGWGDNDFTFETVADAHSGSKAMKVTLTRRTEGDRKALITETAECAPVVSVGKQYDLGLWYRSTTPDTSITLFRHDATAGWQYWTDLKTLDMAAAWTEATVRTPEVPAGTDRIAWGVSVYGTGSVTTDDYTMDQVAEPVPDPECTGTAEECADGRWDVLPTRNPVRSMHSVVLNNGKVLLIAGSGNSEEMFEAGTFTSAVYDPQNGTYKQIPTPKDMFCAGHVQLKDGRVLVMSGNKGYPSADGTVGYQGYKDSYIFDPVTETYSRTNDMNDGHWYPSATILGNGDVISFGGLREDSTGSVTAERWSDAEQKWLELWKVNQTWSYWGLYPSMILMQDGRLFYSGSHVFGNNIPGTGAAIYDYDANTVTQVPGLRNKDERDQSASVLLPPAQDQKVLTIGGGNIDSNPDANRLTDVIDLKQPNPSYVAGPPLPQGTVDLGAGKVAETGDQGKMYVSAVLLPDGKVLETGGALHNRADPVYESSIYDPATGTFDPVAADPEERGYHSSAFLLPDGRVMATGDNPGNGSWNHDVSIYTPPYLLKGERPTITSVIDTEWTYGDTQRITVDRPIAKAELIRPAAVTHSSDPNQRFVDLPLSVDGNNVDLNVTSNPNLAPPGWYMLFAVDANGVPSVAKWVHLDGPQALSAKDASAHVHAFADDLQGKVTGPGQKRTAQKVAPTVSGCDRHYGSANVCVPTDFPPAVKATTKARCDWLKDNDYGRLKVNGQDDPLRLDPDRDGVACGKGDLGRR, from the coding sequence ATGAGATCCAGATCCAGGACGGCCCTGCTGGCCGTGACGGGCCTCACCACGGGGCTGCTCCTCACCGCGCCCCAGCCCGCGTCCGCCGCCAACCTCGTGAAGAACCCCGGGTTCGAGACGGCGGGCGGCGACGACATGCCGTACTGCTGGGAGAAGTCCGGGTGGGGCGACAACGACTTCACCTTCGAGACGGTCGCCGACGCGCACTCCGGGTCCAAGGCGATGAAGGTGACGCTGACCCGGCGGACCGAGGGCGACCGCAAGGCGCTCATCACCGAGACCGCCGAGTGCGCGCCGGTCGTCTCGGTGGGGAAGCAGTACGACCTGGGGCTCTGGTACAGGTCGACGACGCCGGACACGTCGATCACCCTGTTCCGGCACGACGCGACCGCCGGCTGGCAGTACTGGACGGACCTGAAGACGCTGGACATGGCCGCCGCCTGGACGGAGGCGACGGTCCGCACGCCCGAGGTGCCGGCCGGCACCGACCGGATCGCGTGGGGCGTCTCCGTGTACGGCACCGGCTCGGTCACCACCGACGACTACACGATGGACCAGGTCGCCGAGCCCGTGCCGGACCCGGAGTGCACGGGCACCGCCGAGGAGTGCGCGGACGGCCGCTGGGACGTGCTGCCCACGCGGAACCCGGTCCGCTCCATGCACTCCGTCGTCCTCAACAACGGCAAGGTGCTGCTGATCGCCGGGTCCGGCAACAGCGAGGAGATGTTCGAGGCGGGCACGTTCACCAGCGCGGTCTACGACCCGCAGAACGGCACGTACAAGCAGATCCCGACGCCCAAGGACATGTTCTGCGCCGGGCACGTCCAGCTGAAGGACGGCCGGGTCCTCGTGATGAGCGGCAACAAGGGCTATCCGTCGGCCGACGGCACGGTCGGCTACCAGGGCTACAAGGACTCGTACATCTTCGACCCGGTCACCGAGACGTACAGCAGGACCAACGACATGAACGACGGGCACTGGTACCCGTCGGCGACGATCCTCGGCAACGGCGACGTCATCTCCTTCGGCGGGCTGCGCGAGGACTCGACCGGCTCGGTGACGGCCGAGCGGTGGTCGGACGCCGAGCAGAAGTGGCTGGAGCTCTGGAAGGTCAACCAGACCTGGTCGTACTGGGGTCTGTACCCGTCGATGATCCTCATGCAGGACGGGCGGCTGTTCTACTCCGGCAGTCATGTCTTCGGGAACAACATCCCGGGCACCGGCGCGGCGATCTACGACTACGACGCCAACACCGTCACCCAGGTCCCGGGCCTGCGGAACAAGGACGAGCGCGACCAGTCCGCGAGCGTGCTGCTGCCGCCCGCACAGGACCAGAAGGTCCTCACCATCGGCGGCGGCAACATCGACTCCAACCCGGACGCCAACCGCCTCACCGACGTCATCGACCTCAAGCAGCCGAACCCGTCGTACGTGGCCGGGCCGCCGCTGCCGCAGGGCACCGTCGACCTGGGCGCCGGCAAGGTCGCCGAGACCGGCGACCAGGGCAAGATGTACGTCTCCGCGGTGCTGCTGCCCGACGGCAAGGTGCTGGAGACCGGCGGCGCCCTGCACAACCGGGCCGACCCCGTGTACGAGTCGTCGATCTACGACCCGGCGACCGGCACCTTCGACCCGGTGGCCGCCGACCCGGAGGAGCGCGGCTACCACTCCTCGGCGTTCCTGCTGCCCGACGGCCGGGTCATGGCGACCGGCGACAACCCGGGCAACGGCTCCTGGAACCACGACGTGTCGATCTACACCCCGCCCTATCTGCTCAAGGGCGAACGTCCCACGATCACCTCGGTGATCGACACCGAGTGGACGTACGGCGACACCCAGCGGATCACCGTCGACCGGCCCATCGCCAAGGCCGAGCTGATCCGCCCGGCCGCGGTCACCCACTCCTCCGACCCCAACCAGCGGTTCGTCGACCTGCCGCTGTCGGTGGACGGGAACAACGTCGACCTGAACGTGACGAGCAACCCCAACCTGGCGCCGCCCGGCTGGTACATGCTCTTCGCGGTGGACGCGAACGGGGTGCCGTCGGTGGCGAAGTGGGTGCACCTGGACGGCCCGCAGGCGCTCAGCGCCAAGGACGCCTCCGCGCACGTCCACGCCTTCGCCGACGACCTCCAGGGCAAGGTCACGGGCCCCGGCCAGAAGCGCACGGCGCAGAAGGTCGCCCCGACCGTCTCCGGCTGCGACCGGCACTACGGCTCCGCCAACGTCTGTGTGCCGACGGACTTCCCGCCGGCCGTGAAGGCGACGACGAAGGCCCGCTGCGACTGGCTGAAGGACAACGACTATGGCCGGCTGAAGGTCAACGGCCAGGACGACCCGCTGCGCCTCGACCCGGACCGGGACGGCGTGGCCTGCGGAAAGGGCGACCTGGGCAGGCGTTAG
- a CDS encoding glycosyltransferase produces MTHEYTASGRLDDPAVEPVEVPEPGAVTIVVPTFNESANVRQLLHQITESVPARLPCEVVFVDDSTDDTPRVIEEAAKDCPFPVTVLHRDEPVGGLGGAVVEGMKAAGSDWIVVMDGDCQHPPSLVPELVATGERANAGLVVASRYIEGGSRAGLAGGYRIAVSRGATWLTKALFPRRLHGISDPMSGFFAIRRSDIAADALKPLGYKILLELAVRSRPRTVTEVPFVFQERFAGESKSTAAEGRRFLRHLAGLRTASPLARMVVFGLIGLTGFVPNLAALWAMTGAGLHYLPAEIVANQFGVAWNFLLIEKLLFRERRAHRHWADRTVRFALLANADLVLRIPLIALLVGRFGLAVLPATALALVITFVLRFVGTEALVYLPRRSRSRTARSTA; encoded by the coding sequence ATGACCCACGAGTACACGGCCTCCGGCCGGCTGGACGATCCGGCCGTCGAGCCCGTCGAGGTTCCCGAGCCGGGAGCCGTCACCATCGTCGTGCCCACGTTCAACGAGTCGGCGAACGTACGGCAGTTGCTGCACCAGATCACCGAGTCGGTGCCGGCCCGGCTGCCCTGCGAGGTCGTCTTCGTGGACGACTCCACCGACGACACCCCGCGGGTCATCGAGGAGGCCGCCAAGGACTGCCCGTTCCCCGTCACCGTGCTGCACCGGGACGAGCCCGTCGGCGGGCTCGGCGGCGCGGTCGTGGAGGGTATGAAGGCGGCCGGCTCGGACTGGATCGTCGTCATGGACGGCGACTGCCAGCACCCGCCGTCCCTGGTCCCGGAGCTGGTGGCCACCGGTGAACGCGCGAACGCCGGACTCGTCGTCGCCTCCCGGTACATCGAGGGCGGCAGCCGGGCCGGGCTCGCCGGCGGCTACCGGATCGCCGTGTCCCGGGGCGCGACCTGGCTGACCAAGGCCCTGTTCCCGCGCCGGCTGCACGGCATCAGCGACCCGATGAGCGGCTTCTTCGCGATCCGGCGCAGCGACATCGCCGCCGACGCCCTCAAGCCGCTGGGCTACAAGATCCTGCTGGAGCTGGCGGTCCGCAGCCGCCCCCGGACGGTCACCGAGGTGCCGTTCGTGTTCCAGGAGCGGTTCGCGGGCGAGTCCAAGTCCACGGCGGCGGAGGGGCGCCGCTTCCTGCGGCACCTCGCGGGGCTGCGCACGGCGAGCCCGCTGGCCCGGATGGTGGTGTTCGGGCTGATCGGGCTGACCGGTTTCGTGCCGAACCTGGCCGCGCTGTGGGCGATGACCGGGGCCGGCCTGCACTATCTGCCGGCCGAGATCGTCGCCAACCAGTTCGGGGTGGCATGGAACTTCCTGCTGATCGAGAAGCTGCTGTTCCGTGAGCGGCGCGCCCACCGGCACTGGGCCGACCGCACGGTCCGGTTCGCGCTGCTCGCCAACGCCGACCTGGTGCTGCGCATCCCGCTGATCGCGCTGCTCGTCGGCCGGTTCGGGCTCGCCGTGCTGCCCGCGACGGCGCTGGCCCTGGTCATCACGTTCGTCCTGCGCTTCGTGGGTACCGAGGCGCTGGTCTATCTGCCCCGCAGGAGCCGCAGCCGCACAGCGAGGAGTACCGCATGA